One part of the Prochlorococcus marinus str. MIT 9313 genome encodes these proteins:
- a CDS encoding ferredoxin has translation MIDPSAAFQVSAQLDERANGSEPLLGGQLREKAVWVDEAVCIGCRYCAHVATNTFVIEPTMGRSRAIRQDGDSTERIQEAIATCPVNCIKWVQFEQLDELRAQLAALELLPLGFQRTSRKRRNHGS, from the coding sequence TTGATTGATCCATCGGCAGCTTTTCAAGTTTCCGCCCAGCTTGATGAGCGGGCGAATGGATCGGAGCCGCTGCTTGGTGGACAATTGCGTGAGAAGGCTGTCTGGGTTGATGAGGCTGTCTGCATTGGTTGTCGGTACTGCGCTCATGTAGCGACTAACACCTTTGTTATCGAGCCAACAATGGGGCGCTCACGGGCCATCCGGCAGGACGGGGATAGTACGGAACGCATTCAGGAAGCCATTGCGACCTGCCCGGTGAACTGCATCAAATGGGTGCAGTTTGAGCAGCTAGATGAATTGCGAGCTCAATTAGCAGCTCTGGAATTGCTTCCTCTTGGATTTCAAAGGACTTCTCGTAAGCGGCGTAATCATGGCTCCTAA
- a CDS encoding aldo/keto reductase: MKASLEQSSLPCRRFGRTGLSMPVLSLGGMRFQQSWTDLEAEVITSESQQLLKDILERAVACGFHHVETARHYGSSERQLGWALRDVLDPQRLLQSKVPPREDPKVFEAELALSFERLGCERLDLVAIHGLNLSEHLEQTLRPGGCMDVLRRWQGDGRIGHVGFSTHGPTDLIVQAIETDAFDYVNLHWYFIYQDNDPALDAAARHDLGVFIISPTDKGGHLHSPSSQLLELCAPLHPIVFNDLFCLQDPRVHTISVGAARPSDLDRHLEAVDLLQSAAELLPPVQQRLVDAAQLALGEAWWTSWQRGLPPWQESPGEINLPILLWLHNLVEAWGMEGYAKARYGLLGSGSHWFPGANAEALDADVSETALREVLVNSPWCDQIPGLLRRLRNRLGGHPQQRLTSV; encoded by the coding sequence ATGAAGGCGTCTTTGGAGCAGAGCTCTCTGCCTTGCCGCCGCTTTGGCCGCACCGGTTTATCAATGCCTGTGTTGTCTTTAGGGGGGATGCGCTTTCAGCAGAGCTGGACAGATTTGGAGGCGGAGGTTATTACCTCTGAGTCGCAGCAACTGCTGAAGGACATTTTGGAGCGCGCGGTGGCCTGTGGCTTTCATCATGTGGAGACGGCACGCCATTACGGCAGCTCTGAGCGGCAGTTGGGATGGGCGCTGCGTGATGTCTTGGATCCACAGCGGCTGTTGCAGAGCAAAGTCCCTCCTCGTGAGGATCCCAAAGTCTTTGAGGCTGAGTTGGCACTAAGTTTTGAACGATTGGGATGTGAACGATTGGATCTAGTTGCCATCCATGGCCTCAACCTTTCGGAGCATCTGGAGCAGACCTTGCGACCAGGAGGTTGCATGGATGTGTTGCGTCGTTGGCAGGGTGATGGACGCATCGGCCATGTGGGTTTTTCCACCCATGGCCCCACAGACCTAATCGTGCAGGCGATCGAGACGGATGCCTTTGATTATGTGAACCTTCACTGGTATTTCATTTATCAAGACAATGATCCTGCACTGGATGCAGCTGCTCGTCATGACCTAGGCGTTTTCATCATTAGCCCGACAGATAAGGGTGGCCATCTGCATAGTCCCTCGTCTCAACTTCTGGAACTCTGTGCTCCACTTCATCCAATTGTGTTCAATGATCTGTTTTGCTTGCAAGACCCAAGGGTTCATACGATCAGCGTTGGCGCAGCGCGACCCAGTGATCTCGATCGGCATCTCGAGGCGGTGGATCTCTTGCAGAGTGCCGCTGAGTTGCTGCCACCAGTTCAGCAGCGACTCGTTGATGCGGCACAGTTGGCTTTAGGTGAGGCTTGGTGGACCAGTTGGCAGAGGGGCTTGCCGCCCTGGCAGGAGTCTCCAGGCGAGATCAATCTTCCGATCTTGCTTTGGCTCCATAATCTTGTAGAGGCTTGGGGAATGGAGGGTTATGCAAAAGCCCGCTACGGCTTACTGGGCAGTGGGAGCCACTGGTTCCCTGGAGCGAATGCCGAAGCACTGGATGCAGATGTGAGTGAGACGGCCCTCAGGGAGGTGTTGGTGAACAGCCCCTGGTGTGATCAGATCCCAGGCTTGCTGCGTAGGTTGCGCAACCGTCTTGGTGGTCACCCTCAGCAGCGACTGACCAGTGTTTAA
- a CDS encoding DUF1257 domain-containing protein, which produces MSHFSTVKTHLRKREPLLQALKDLGYVPQEGERSVRGYRGQTVTAELAVIMPEGGDIGFRLNSTTGAYELVTDLDLWRQSVPVERFLAQLTQRYALNTVLASTAQEGFEVAEQRNTDDGAIELVVTRWDS; this is translated from the coding sequence ATGTCGCACTTCAGCACCGTTAAGACACACCTGCGCAAACGAGAGCCCCTGTTACAGGCTCTCAAGGATCTTGGTTATGTCCCCCAAGAAGGAGAGCGTTCTGTTCGCGGCTATCGCGGACAAACAGTCACAGCTGAATTGGCTGTGATCATGCCTGAAGGTGGTGATATTGGTTTCCGTTTGAATTCGACTACCGGGGCCTATGAATTGGTGACCGACCTCGACCTCTGGCGGCAATCTGTTCCGGTGGAACGTTTTCTTGCTCAGCTCACCCAGCGCTACGCCCTTAATACTGTGTTGGCATCAACAGCGCAGGAAGGCTTTGAGGTGGCAGAGCAGCGCAATACTGATGACGGCGCCATCGAACTGGTTGTCACTCGCTGGGATTCCTGA
- a CDS encoding DUF2997 domain-containing protein, with protein sequence MPQQTVRFRIRQDGRVEESVEGVVGEACRLLTERIEESIGVVEQSTPTAEAFLRPQDQSQSIPAELL encoded by the coding sequence ATGCCTCAACAGACTGTGCGATTCCGGATCCGTCAAGACGGACGTGTTGAAGAGAGTGTTGAGGGGGTTGTTGGTGAAGCCTGCCGTCTTCTCACCGAGCGGATTGAAGAATCCATTGGTGTCGTGGAACAAAGCACACCTACAGCCGAGGCGTTTCTCCGTCCACAGGATCAATCCCAGTCCATTCCAGCCGAGCTTCTTTGA
- a CDS encoding J domain-containing protein has protein sequence MGNQNIVLSRMELFTGKGDDVLRVADQLLVLTLAKSHYERLGVARSADVETIHLAFRRRSKVLHPDTAPLPAEQAAKQFQLLCEAYELLTDPVRRQAYDASLMAEGLLAASSSVGTDALPSRSSSATKGVGVRRPLSGGEWFSLLLLGLTLMFSLLIGFGVAWAHGRELQVLPSWLNSEQTTGRISITGAINVVVASRTDAFGSPFPRFS, from the coding sequence ATGGGCAATCAGAACATAGTTCTCTCTAGGATGGAATTGTTCACGGGGAAAGGAGATGATGTTCTGCGAGTTGCCGATCAACTTCTGGTTTTGACTCTTGCGAAGAGCCATTACGAGCGTTTGGGAGTTGCGCGCTCTGCAGATGTTGAAACCATTCATCTAGCCTTCCGCCGTCGCAGCAAGGTTCTGCATCCGGATACGGCTCCGCTTCCTGCTGAACAGGCTGCCAAGCAGTTTCAGTTGTTGTGTGAGGCCTATGAGCTTCTCACCGACCCGGTGCGGCGCCAGGCATATGACGCCAGCCTGATGGCAGAAGGGTTGTTGGCTGCGAGCTCCAGTGTTGGCACTGATGCGCTGCCTTCAAGGTCTTCTAGTGCTACGAAGGGGGTTGGCGTGCGCCGTCCTCTTTCCGGGGGGGAGTGGTTTTCTCTGCTTCTTCTGGGGCTGACTTTAATGTTCAGCTTGCTGATTGGCTTTGGAGTGGCTTGGGCTCATGGACGTGAGCTGCAAGTTTTGCCTAGTTGGCTCAATAGTGAGCAGACTACTGGCAGGATTTCAATCACAGGTGCCATCAATGTCGTCGTTGCCTCCCGAACAGATGCCTTTGGATCGCCATTCCCTCGTTTCTCTTGA
- a CDS encoding HEAT repeat domain-containing protein, with the protein MSEASRQLEEGLANLAIDPDVLAKELAAEQFVDPLDEINPDPSDVADVCDAGLNWLKLGHEERLQGLRVFCEHRDPRAVALLLPLLKEPCPVERMSAVYALGRNPSPPALEPLLQLLQADCNAYVRKATAWSLGNYADARVLKPLIHVLQNDVAAVRLWATGSLAEAGGTSPANADIAASQLLMSLQIDGEPVVRSNCIWALGRLYDRLVEPRRQELVEAFVDSLLNDAELSVRDEARIALEQLENSEVIQRLQTLVDEGRLT; encoded by the coding sequence ATGAGTGAAGCTTCTAGACAGCTAGAGGAAGGTCTGGCCAACTTGGCCATTGATCCTGATGTCTTGGCGAAGGAGTTGGCGGCTGAACAGTTCGTTGATCCGCTTGACGAGATCAATCCTGATCCTTCAGACGTGGCGGATGTGTGCGACGCAGGTCTTAACTGGCTGAAGCTGGGCCATGAGGAGCGTCTCCAAGGGCTAAGGGTGTTTTGTGAACATCGGGATCCCAGGGCAGTGGCTTTGCTGTTGCCCTTGTTGAAGGAGCCTTGTCCAGTGGAACGGATGAGTGCTGTTTATGCGTTAGGTCGAAATCCTTCCCCGCCAGCTTTAGAGCCCCTTTTGCAGTTGCTACAGGCAGACTGCAATGCCTATGTGCGTAAGGCAACTGCCTGGAGCCTGGGGAATTACGCCGATGCCCGCGTCCTTAAACCCCTCATTCATGTTCTCCAAAATGATGTTGCTGCGGTAAGGCTATGGGCCACCGGCTCATTGGCAGAAGCCGGTGGCACCTCTCCTGCCAATGCTGATATCGCTGCAAGTCAACTACTGATGAGTTTGCAGATCGATGGAGAACCTGTTGTGCGAAGCAACTGCATCTGGGCCCTCGGACGTCTTTACGACAGGTTGGTTGAACCTCGTCGGCAGGAGTTGGTGGAGGCTTTTGTTGATTCCCTGCTCAACGATGCAGAGCTCTCGGTACGTGATGAGGCTCGCATCGCACTTGAACAATTGGAGAACTCTGAGGTGATTCAGCGGCTTCAAACTCTTGTAGATGAAGGACGCTTGACCTGA
- the rsmG gene encoding 16S rRNA (guanine(527)-N(7))-methyltransferase RsmG: MSNQACFSNPGPELWNALGWHPSSEQLEQMIALQALLRQWNARVNLTRLVEGGDYWIMQVFDSLWPLQSELQNAQQPRRCIDIGSGGGFPGLVLAIALPGARITLVDSVGRKTAALKAMAAKLGLTSRVTVRSERAEFTGQDPCCRGLFDLAMARAVSTAPVVAEYLVPLLKPSGEALLFRGHWSPNDAKDLAKALRLLQADLIKMERRELPDNRGVRHQLRLRATLPCPATFPRPIGVPAKNPLGS, from the coding sequence ATGTCAAATCAGGCCTGCTTTAGCAACCCAGGCCCGGAGCTCTGGAATGCCCTTGGATGGCATCCCTCCAGTGAACAACTGGAGCAAATGATCGCCCTACAAGCCCTCCTACGCCAATGGAATGCCCGGGTCAACCTCACCCGCCTGGTCGAAGGTGGTGACTACTGGATCATGCAGGTGTTCGACAGTCTCTGGCCTCTGCAGAGCGAATTGCAGAACGCCCAACAACCACGTCGATGCATCGATATCGGCAGCGGCGGTGGCTTTCCCGGTCTGGTGCTAGCCATCGCACTACCAGGCGCAAGGATCACCTTGGTGGATTCGGTAGGCCGCAAGACAGCTGCCCTCAAGGCAATGGCGGCAAAGCTAGGCCTAACATCCCGCGTCACGGTACGTAGCGAACGGGCAGAATTCACCGGGCAGGATCCCTGCTGCCGCGGCTTATTTGATCTCGCGATGGCTCGCGCAGTGAGCACAGCACCGGTTGTCGCCGAATACCTCGTCCCCCTTCTCAAGCCAAGCGGTGAAGCCCTGCTATTTCGTGGCCATTGGAGCCCCAACGATGCAAAGGATCTCGCTAAGGCTCTCAGATTGCTACAAGCCGATCTAATCAAGATGGAACGTCGCGAACTTCCTGACAATCGCGGGGTGCGTCACCAATTACGCCTGCGCGCAACGCTCCCCTGCCCAGCAACCTTTCCACGTCCAATCGGTGTACCTGCCAAGAACCCGCTCGGGTCTTAA
- a CDS encoding CCRG-2 family RiPP, whose product MTDNELTIEQLQGIAGGAAYVKNKLERSVQRRAIRNPKIVEITGVLVGL is encoded by the coding sequence ATGACTGACAACGAACTCACAATTGAACAGCTACAGGGAATTGCTGGTGGTGCTGCATACGTGAAAAACAAGCTTGAGCGATCAGTACAACGGAGAGCGATTCGTAATCCAAAAATTGTTGAGATTACAGGAGTCTTAGTGGGTCTGTAG
- the bioA gene encoding adenosylmethionine--8-amino-7-oxononanoate transaminase → MATQSHRIMDCFDPLAAPNANNWHPHLWPPFTQIASASPPQRVIAADGALLMLDGAPPLIDAISSWWVTLHGHANPSIAAAIATQAQQLEQVIFADFIHPQAEQLAERLSAVTGLQRLFFSDNGSTAVEVALKIACQCWHNRGEPRQQLIAFNGAYHGDTFGAMAVGERNLFSAPFEEMLFPVARVPWPATWWGDEEVETRERIALTELERCLQTPTAAVILEPLVQGAGGMAMVRAEFLQGVEQRVRAAGALLIADEVLTGFGRCGALFAFKRAGLAPDLIALSKGLTGGFLPMGVTMAREEVFEAFLGDDPSLTLWHGHSFTANPLGCAAANASLDLLEANPESYENFEARHRPHLEALAEHPKVQQPRLTGTIAAFDLAIDGTHGYLNPAGRIVKQQAINNGVFLRPLGQVVYLLPPLCLNDAQLEQCYAAINLGLEAL, encoded by the coding sequence ATGGCAACACAATCCCATCGGATCATGGATTGCTTCGATCCACTCGCCGCCCCAAACGCCAACAACTGGCATCCCCATCTCTGGCCTCCCTTCACTCAGATCGCATCGGCCTCACCGCCGCAACGTGTCATCGCGGCGGATGGAGCTCTATTGATGCTGGATGGTGCACCTCCCCTGATTGATGCAATCAGCAGCTGGTGGGTCACCCTGCATGGCCATGCCAATCCCAGCATCGCCGCTGCCATCGCAACCCAAGCACAGCAACTGGAGCAGGTGATCTTTGCTGACTTCATTCATCCCCAAGCAGAACAACTGGCAGAGCGCCTCAGTGCCGTAACAGGCCTTCAACGCCTGTTTTTCTCCGACAACGGCTCTACCGCCGTGGAGGTTGCGCTCAAGATCGCTTGTCAGTGCTGGCACAACCGCGGCGAGCCTCGGCAACAACTCATCGCTTTCAACGGGGCCTACCACGGCGACACGTTCGGGGCGATGGCAGTGGGGGAGCGCAACCTATTCAGTGCCCCCTTTGAGGAGATGTTGTTTCCAGTAGCACGGGTGCCCTGGCCCGCTACTTGGTGGGGCGATGAAGAGGTTGAAACACGTGAACGGATTGCTCTAACTGAACTGGAACGCTGCCTTCAAACCCCAACAGCAGCAGTCATCTTGGAGCCATTAGTCCAAGGAGCAGGCGGCATGGCCATGGTGCGAGCGGAATTCCTACAAGGAGTCGAACAACGCGTACGTGCTGCGGGAGCCTTGCTGATTGCTGATGAGGTTCTGACTGGTTTCGGACGCTGTGGAGCCCTATTCGCCTTCAAGCGTGCAGGGCTTGCTCCCGATTTGATCGCCTTATCTAAAGGACTCACCGGGGGATTTTTGCCCATGGGCGTCACCATGGCCCGTGAAGAGGTGTTTGAGGCCTTCTTAGGAGATGATCCATCTCTCACCCTCTGGCACGGTCATAGCTTCACTGCTAATCCCCTAGGTTGCGCAGCCGCAAACGCAAGCCTCGATCTACTGGAGGCCAACCCAGAAAGCTACGAAAACTTTGAGGCTAGGCATCGACCTCATCTCGAAGCCCTAGCTGAACATCCAAAGGTGCAGCAACCAAGACTGACCGGCACCATCGCCGCCTTCGACCTCGCTATAGACGGAACCCATGGCTACCTCAATCCAGCAGGACGAATCGTCAAACAACAAGCCATCAACAATGGTGTCTTCCTGCGGCCTCTTGGTCAGGTCGTTTATCTGCTGCCTCCGCTCTGCCTCAATGACGCTCAACTTGAGCAATGCTATGCAGCCATCAATTTAGGCTTGGAAGCCCTCTGA
- a CDS encoding DUF3143 domain-containing protein, with protein sequence MPLDRHSLVSLESWLQRLGAERSCEDPCRWIWLMPEWSAEIVLEQEELRVAWEQGGQHSQCCFPYGLPRSDVEAALSEGP encoded by the coding sequence ATGCCTTTGGATCGCCATTCCCTCGTTTCTCTTGAGAGTTGGCTGCAGCGGCTAGGTGCTGAGCGCAGTTGTGAGGATCCCTGTCGATGGATTTGGCTCATGCCTGAATGGTCAGCTGAGATCGTTCTGGAGCAGGAAGAATTGAGGGTTGCCTGGGAGCAAGGTGGTCAGCACAGTCAGTGCTGTTTCCCTTATGGTCTGCCCCGCTCCGATGTGGAGGCTGCTCTTTCAGAAGGCCCTTAA